One segment of Babesia bigemina genome assembly Bbig001, chromosome : II DNA contains the following:
- a CDS encoding WD 40 repeat domain containing protein,putative, whose amino-acid sequence MGTVKLLSYPVYSMATDGRYLVTSGGGGGKEYGIKDCVEFHKVTCAGRRTDMSLAASSNDKLGILDTVQHIPMHDLWMGACGQSTVFFTTCQTRGVRIYGRVIVARSKDEPQQTAARFCAGVDMFVTGNSDGTVRIWGLTDSFLEKVAEMEDDPDSNKHPPLGYTDDLVLTYDVTPGDAEYGMSPMNSDSPESRPSAMPDDSTSGFALSTPGELTGLNESNPSTGIVGDSAVDHDLVCSSLESAAPMEGAASASADISRSDTSSGDVSSITGESSIVLDSNSVGGENEENNPSEADERRPTEESGIADGRPLLSEGGSAGRPSTSSEGTPSRTDQTDFYTDSDTPHRHCDSPHPSNVALKLVEYKCHDNEITDCDIAHDGKMALSISREQMVFYQLSPPKFLCKRRSSMRFKFGRFVNSNCRDGHYQMLTVEWEPRKPTDCVVSMWRYNAESGNLMLVKSASVGRAACSCMSLGVDDRHFALGFGTGAVGVYTTRSLQCVMLEQRHQLPVTDVVFLEDKLASSGADFYVIIKSFKRWPLAVVLMALVPILAYIVHILRQRIF is encoded by the exons ATGGGTACCGTCAAGCTGCTGTCGTACCCCGTCTACTCG ATGGCGACGGATGGGCGATACCTCGtcacctccggcggcggagGCGGGAAGGAGTACGGCATCAAGGACTGCGTG GAGTTCCACAAGGTAACTTGCGCCGGAAGGAGGACCGATATGAGCCTGGCGGCCTCCAGCAATGACAAACTGGGCATTTTGGACACTGTACAGCACATCCCAATG CATGACCTGTGGATGGGTGCGTGTGGCCAGAGCACCGTGTTCTTCACGACCTGCCAAACGAGGGGCGTGCGTATCTACGGGCGCGTGATAGTCGCTCGGAGCAAGGACGAACCGCAGCAGACGGCAGCTCGTTTCTGCGCAGGCGTGGATATGTTTGTCACTGGAAACAGCGACGGAACAGTTCGCATTTGGGGTCTGACCGACAGCTTCCTCGAGAAGGTGGCAGAGATGGAGGACGACCCGGACAGCAACAAGCACCCGCCACTCGGGTACACTGACGACTTAGTGCTTACGTACGACGTCACGCCAGGGGACGCGGAATACGGCATGTCCCCAATGAACAGTGACAGCCCAGAGTCACGTCCTTCGGCGATGCCGGATGATTCCACATCCGGTTTCGCCCTGTCGACGCCCGGCGAATTGACTGGACTCAACGAATCCAACCCGTCGACTGGAATCGTTGGTGATTCTGCTGTTGACCACGACCTGGTGTGCTCGTCGTTGGAGTCCGCCGCGCCCATGGAAGGTGCCGCCTCGGCATCCGCCGATATCTCGAGGAGTGACACATCATCCGGAGACGTGTCCTCAATCACCGGCGAAAGCTCTATCGTACTTGATTCGAATTCCGTTGGGGGTGAAAACGAGGAAAACAACCCATCTGAGGCAGATGAACGGAGGCCGACGGAGGAGTCGGGTATAGCTGATGGGCGCCCCTTGCTCTCCGAGGGtggcagtgctggcagaccGAGCACGTCATCGGAAGGAACGCCGAGCAGAACCGATCAGACCGATTTTTACACGGACTCCGACACTCCGCACCGCCACTGCGACAGCCCGCATCCGAGCAACGTGGCTCTGAAGCTGGTGGAGTACAAGTGCCACGACAACGAGATCACCGATTGTGACATTGCCCACGACGGTAAGATGGCGCTGTCGATCTCACGCGAGCAGATGGTGTTTTACCAGCTGTCGCCACCCAAATTCCTGTGCAAGCGCCGCAGTTCCATGCGGTTCAAGTTCGGCCGGTTCGTCAACTCCAACTGCCGCGACGGGCATTACCAGATGCTGActgtggagtgggagccCCGTAAACCCACGGACTGCGTCGTCAGCATGTGGCGCTACAATGCCGAGTCGGGCAACTTGATGCTCGTGAAAAGCGCGAGCGTCGGCAGGGCCGCCTGCAGTTGCATGTCCTTGGGTGTGGACGACAGACACTTCGCCCTGGGGTTCGGCACTGGTGCCGTCGGCGTGTACACCACGCGTTCGCTGCAGTGCGTCATGCTGGAGCAGCGGCACCAGCTGCCGGTGACGGACGTCGTGTTTTTAGAGGACAAGCTGGCGTCCAGTGGCGCCGATTTTTACGTCATCATCAAGAGCTTTAAGCGGTGGCCGCTGGCCGTGGTGCTTATGGCCCTAGTACCGATACTCGCGTACATTGTGCACATTTTGCGCCAGCGCATTTTTTAA
- a CDS encoding cyclophilin, putative, which yields MAVTLHTSHGDIKLELHCRETPKTCKNFLALCASDYYTGLTFHRNIKGFLVQGGDPTGKGKGGESIYGGLFEDEIVGHLKHDKRGVVSMANLGKPNTNGSQFFITYAKQPQLNGAYTVFGRVIDGMDALAKMESEPVGEKYRPTNPITIQKVTIHANPIAESEASEETK from the exons ATGGCAGTAACGCTGCACACATCGCACGGAGACATCAAGCTAGAGCTGCATTGTCGCGAGACACCGAAAACGTGCAAG AACTTCCTGGCGCTCTGCGCATCGGATTACTACACAGGGCTAACATTCCACAG GAATATAAAGGGATTCCTCGTCCAGGGCGGAGATCCCACCGGCAAGGGGAAGGGCGGCGAGAGCATCTATGGCGGACTCTTCGAGGACGAGATAGTCGGCCACCTCAAG CATGACAAGAGGGGCGTTGTGTCCATGGCAAACCTGGGAAAGCCTAATACAAACGGCTCGCAGTTCTTCATCACGTATGCCAAGCAGCCCCAGCTCAACGGCGCCTACACCGTCTTCGGAAG GGTTATAGATGGGATGGATGCGCTGGCCAAGATGGAGAGCG AACCCGTTGGCGAGAAGTATCGGCCGACCAACCCTATTACCATACAGAAAGTCACTATCCACGCCAACCCAATCGCAGAGAGTGAAGCTTCGGAGGAGACGAAGTGA